One Drosophila virilis strain 15010-1051.87 chromosome 5, Dvir_AGI_RSII-ME, whole genome shotgun sequence DNA window includes the following coding sequences:
- the GLS gene encoding glutaminase liver isoform, mitochondrial isoform X5, translating to MVLTEDIVALKRQSEDGEAKVREELYRRDKEQETTETAAMIEEIIEGISLQNRRGTIVRTISAIISHREQEQRNAEDVLFDMFASEETGLISMGKFLAGLKTTGIRRNDPRVRELMDNLKKVHKLNNYETGSSAETQHLNRETFKAVVSPNIVLIAKAFRQQFVIPDFSSFVKDIEDIYIRCKSNTEGKLADYIPQLARYSPNFWGVSICTIDGQRFSIGDVEEPFTLQSCSKPLTYAIALEKLGPKVVHSFVGQEPSGRIFNELVLDQNKKPHNPMINAGAILTCSLMNALVKPDMTSAEIFDYTMSWFKRLSGGEYIGFNNAVFLSEREAADRNYALGFYMRENKCFPKRTNLKEVMDYYFQCCAMETNCEAMSVIAASLANGGICPTTEEKVFRPEVIRDVLSIMHSCGTYDYSGQFAFKVGLPAKSGVSGGMMLVIPNVMGIFAWSPPLDQLGNTVRGLQFCEELVNTFNFHRYDNLKHLSNKKDPRKHRYETKGLSIVNLLFSAASGDVTALRRHRLSGMDITLADYDGRTALHLAASEGHLECVKFLLEQCHVPHNPKDRWGNLPVDEAENFCHSDVVDFLKRWAENAKDAPQECITESVTTKTAADEELPCNTTELASSPLPPAESEPRSSSPVSSEAGSTASLASVDKTKPGL from the exons atggTGTTAACAGAGGATATTGTTGCATTAAAACGCCAAAGCGAGGACGGGGAGGCCAAGGTGCGCGAGGAGCTTTATAGGCGCGACAAAGAGCAGGAGACAACCGAGACGGCCGCCATGATCGAGGAGATCATCGAGGGCATCTCGCTGCAGAATCGCCGCGGCACCATCGTGCGCACCATATCCGCCATTATCAG CCATCGGGAGCAGGAACAACGCAATGCGGAGGATGTACTCTTCGATATGTTTGCCAGCGAGGAGACGGGTCTTATATCCATGGGCAAATTCCTGGCCGGACTGAAGACGACGGGCATACGACGCAATGATCCGCGTGTGCGTGAGCTCATGGACAATCTGAAGAAGGTGCACAAGCTGAACAACTATGAGACGGGCTCGTCCGCAGAGACGCAGCATCTCAACCGGGAGACCTTCAAGGC CGTGGTCTCGCCGAATATTGTGCTGATAGCCAAGGCGTTCCGTCAACAGTTTGTCATCCCCGACTTCTCGAGCTTCGTCAAGGACATTGAGGACATCTATATTCGCTGCAAAAGCAATACCGAGGGCAAACTGGCCGACTACATTCCCCAACTGGCCCGCTATAGTCCCAATTTCTGGGGCGTTAGCATCTGCACTATCGACGGGCAACGCTTCTCCATTGGCGACGTCGAGGAGCCCTTCACCCTGCAGAGCTGCAGCAAGCCCCTGACCTATGCCATTGCACTGGAGAAACTGGGTCCCAAGGTTGTCCATTCGTTTGTCGGCCAGGAGCCGAGTGGACGCATTTTCAACGAACTCGTGCTCGATCAGAATA AGAAGCCGCACAATCCCATGATCAATGCCGGGGCCATACTTACCTGCTCGCTGATGAACGCCTTGGTCAAGCCGGATATGACCTCCGCCGAGATCTTCGACTACACCATGTCCTGGTTCAAGCGTCTGTCCGGCGGCGAATACATTGGCTTCAACAACGCCGTATTCCTTTCGGAGCGCGAGGCAGCGGATCGTAACTACGCCCTTGGTTTTTATATGCGCGAGAACAAGTGCTTCCCGAAGCGGACCAACCTGAAGGAGGTGATGGACTACTATTTCCAGTGCTGCGCCATGGAGACAAACTGCGAAGCCATGTCTGTGATAGCCGCCAGTCTGGCCAATGGCGGCATTTGTCCGACCACCGAGGAGAAGGTCTTTCGCCCGGAAGTCATACGGGATGTGCTCTCCATAATGCACTCCTGTGGCACCTACGACTACTCCGGTCAGTTCGCCTTCAAGGTGGGCCTGCCGGCCAAGTCGGGCGTCAGTGGCGGCATGATGCTGGTCATACCGAATGTGATGGGCATATTTGCCTGGTCGCCGCCACTCGATCAGCTGGGCAATACGGTGCGTGGCCTGCAGTTCTGCGAGGAGCTGGTCAACACGTTCAATTTCCATCGTTACGACAATCTGAAGCATCTGTCCAATAAGAAGGATCCGCGTAAGCATCGCTACGAGACCAAGGGCCTGTCCATTGTCAATCTGCTCTTCTCCGCCGCCAGCGGCGATGTGACCGCACTGCGTCGCCATCGTCTGTCCGGCATGGACATCACCCTGGCCGATTACGATGGACGGACAGCGCTCCATTTGGCCGCCTCGGAGGGTCACTTGGAGTGTGTCAAATTTCTGCTGGAGCAGTGCCATGTGCCGCACAATCCCAAGGATCGTTGGGGCAATCTGCCCGTCGACGAGGCCGAGAACTTCTGCCACTCGGACGTGGTCGACTTCCTCAAGCGCTGGGCCGAGAATGCCAAGGATGCGCCGCAGGAGTGCATCACTGAATCGGTGACAACCAAAACCGCTGCCGATGAG gAGTTACCCTGCAACACGACCGAGCTGGCAAGCAGTCCCTTACCCCCTGCGGAGTCTGAGCCCCGGAGCAGCAGTCCCGTCTCCTCGGAGGCTGGCAGCACAGCGAGCCTGGCCAGCGTGGACAAGACCAAGCCGGGCCTCTAG
- the GLS gene encoding glutaminase liver isoform, mitochondrial isoform X3 codes for MGERSLSLLQYATEQAPLPLDGYTPEEAAEFKDSIRQKILDDLKSMSGEQLIQLVKQNAAKVAEEEEQQQAEPVQDDADLIDANIIAEMVAGICTKSQKATFIKVITKYIRNQRRNYSIRPHREQEQRNAEDVLFDMFASEETGLISMGKFLAGLKTTGIRRNDPRVRELMDNLKKVHKLNNYETGSSAETQHLNRETFKAVVSPNIVLIAKAFRQQFVIPDFSSFVKDIEDIYIRCKSNTEGKLADYIPQLARYSPNFWGVSICTIDGQRFSIGDVEEPFTLQSCSKPLTYAIALEKLGPKVVHSFVGQEPSGRIFNELVLDQNKKPHNPMINAGAILTCSLMNALVKPDMTSAEIFDYTMSWFKRLSGGEYIGFNNAVFLSEREAADRNYALGFYMRENKCFPKRTNLKEVMDYYFQCCAMETNCEAMSVIAASLANGGICPTTEEKVFRPEVIRDVLSIMHSCGTYDYSGQFAFKVGLPAKSGVSGGMMLVIPNVMGIFAWSPPLDQLGNTVRGLQFCEELVNTFNFHRYDNLKHLSNKKDPRKHRYETKGLSIVNLLFSAASGDVTALRRHRLSGMDITLADYDGRTALHLAASEGHLECVKFLLEQCHVPHNPKDRWGNLPVDEAENFCHSDVVDFLKRWAENAKDAPQECITESVTTKTAADEELPCNTTELASSPLPPAESEPRSSSPVSSEAGSTASLASVDKTKPGL; via the exons ATGGGGGAACGCAGTTTGAGCCTGTTGCAATATGCCACGGAGCaggcgccgctgccgctggatGGCTACACGCCCGAGGAGGCGGCCGAGTTTAAGGACAGCATACGCCAAAAGATACTCGACGATCTGAAGTCCATGAGCGGCGAGCAGCTCATCCAGCTGGTCAAGCAGAATGCCGCCAAAGTCGCTGAGGAGgaggaacagcagcaggccgAGCCCGTGCAGGATGATGCCGACCTGATAGATGCCAATATCATAGCCGAAATGGTTGCGGGCATTTGCACCAAGAGCCAAAAGGCCACCTTCATCAAAGTGATAACCAAGTACATCAG AAATCAGCGACGCAACTATTCGATAAGGCC CCATCGGGAGCAGGAACAACGCAATGCGGAGGATGTACTCTTCGATATGTTTGCCAGCGAGGAGACGGGTCTTATATCCATGGGCAAATTCCTGGCCGGACTGAAGACGACGGGCATACGACGCAATGATCCGCGTGTGCGTGAGCTCATGGACAATCTGAAGAAGGTGCACAAGCTGAACAACTATGAGACGGGCTCGTCCGCAGAGACGCAGCATCTCAACCGGGAGACCTTCAAGGC CGTGGTCTCGCCGAATATTGTGCTGATAGCCAAGGCGTTCCGTCAACAGTTTGTCATCCCCGACTTCTCGAGCTTCGTCAAGGACATTGAGGACATCTATATTCGCTGCAAAAGCAATACCGAGGGCAAACTGGCCGACTACATTCCCCAACTGGCCCGCTATAGTCCCAATTTCTGGGGCGTTAGCATCTGCACTATCGACGGGCAACGCTTCTCCATTGGCGACGTCGAGGAGCCCTTCACCCTGCAGAGCTGCAGCAAGCCCCTGACCTATGCCATTGCACTGGAGAAACTGGGTCCCAAGGTTGTCCATTCGTTTGTCGGCCAGGAGCCGAGTGGACGCATTTTCAACGAACTCGTGCTCGATCAGAATA AGAAGCCGCACAATCCCATGATCAATGCCGGGGCCATACTTACCTGCTCGCTGATGAACGCCTTGGTCAAGCCGGATATGACCTCCGCCGAGATCTTCGACTACACCATGTCCTGGTTCAAGCGTCTGTCCGGCGGCGAATACATTGGCTTCAACAACGCCGTATTCCTTTCGGAGCGCGAGGCAGCGGATCGTAACTACGCCCTTGGTTTTTATATGCGCGAGAACAAGTGCTTCCCGAAGCGGACCAACCTGAAGGAGGTGATGGACTACTATTTCCAGTGCTGCGCCATGGAGACAAACTGCGAAGCCATGTCTGTGATAGCCGCCAGTCTGGCCAATGGCGGCATTTGTCCGACCACCGAGGAGAAGGTCTTTCGCCCGGAAGTCATACGGGATGTGCTCTCCATAATGCACTCCTGTGGCACCTACGACTACTCCGGTCAGTTCGCCTTCAAGGTGGGCCTGCCGGCCAAGTCGGGCGTCAGTGGCGGCATGATGCTGGTCATACCGAATGTGATGGGCATATTTGCCTGGTCGCCGCCACTCGATCAGCTGGGCAATACGGTGCGTGGCCTGCAGTTCTGCGAGGAGCTGGTCAACACGTTCAATTTCCATCGTTACGACAATCTGAAGCATCTGTCCAATAAGAAGGATCCGCGTAAGCATCGCTACGAGACCAAGGGCCTGTCCATTGTCAATCTGCTCTTCTCCGCCGCCAGCGGCGATGTGACCGCACTGCGTCGCCATCGTCTGTCCGGCATGGACATCACCCTGGCCGATTACGATGGACGGACAGCGCTCCATTTGGCCGCCTCGGAGGGTCACTTGGAGTGTGTCAAATTTCTGCTGGAGCAGTGCCATGTGCCGCACAATCCCAAGGATCGTTGGGGCAATCTGCCCGTCGACGAGGCCGAGAACTTCTGCCACTCGGACGTGGTCGACTTCCTCAAGCGCTGGGCCGAGAATGCCAAGGATGCGCCGCAGGAGTGCATCACTGAATCGGTGACAACCAAAACCGCTGCCGATGAG gAGTTACCCTGCAACACGACCGAGCTGGCAAGCAGTCCCTTACCCCCTGCGGAGTCTGAGCCCCGGAGCAGCAGTCCCGTCTCCTCGGAGGCTGGCAGCACAGCGAGCCTGGCCAGCGTGGACAAGACCAAGCCGGGCCTCTAG